In Candidatus Liberibacter africanus PTSAPSY, the genomic stretch AAAAAGCTTATCGTCTAATTTTATATCAATCACAACATTAATTGAAACACCAAATCTGTTTTCATATTCAAAAATTGTAGCACGCTTCTGATTCAGTAAATATAAAACAACATCCGAATACGTATGGACAATAATATTGTGTGTGGCGCATCTTAGCAAATATTCTTGTATGCTTCTTAAAATACTTAATGCTATAGAAGATTGCGAACGAATATATCCCGCCCCTTTACAATTACTACACACTTTGGTGGTACTTTCTAAAACGGACGACCGAGTACGTTGTCGAGACATTTCCAAAAGTCCAAAATGAGATATAGATCCTATCTGAACACGCGCTCTATCCTTTTTCAAGCTTTCTTTAAACTTCTTTTCAACAGCACGATTATTCCTTTTATCCTCCATATCAATGAAATCAACAACTATTAAACCTGCTAAATCCCGGAGACGCAATTGACGCGCAATTTCTTCAGCCGCTTCTAAATTAGTTTGAAGAGCCGTGTCTTCTATACAATGTTCTCTGGTCGAACGACCTGAATTCACATCTATAGCGACAAGCGCTTCTGTCTGATTAATGATAATATAACCTCGCGATGGAAGCGTAACTTTCTCATGATGAAGAGAATCCAATTGAGCCTCAATGCCAGAACGCAAGAAAATTGGATGTGTCTCTTTATATTGCCGAACTATTGTAGCATAACTAGGCATTAAAAGCTTCATAAAATCCTTTGCTTCGCGATATCCCTTCTCTCCCGACACAATAATTTCTGATATATCTTTACAATAAAGATCACGAATCGCTCTCTTAATTAAATTACCCTCCTCATACACTAAATAAGGAGCAACAGAACTAATTGCCAATGCACGCACATTATCCCAAAGACGCATGAGATACTCAAAATCACGCTTTATTTCAATCTTCGAGCGTGATGCACCTGCTGTGCGCAAAATCACTCCCATACCTGCTGGCAACTCAAGTCCGCGAGCAATTTCTTTAAGATTATTACGATCGATAGGATTTGTTATCTTACGAGAAATAGTCTCTCCTTTAGGAGTATTCGGCATTAAAACAGAATAACGTCCTGCCAAAGAAAGGTATGTCGTAACGGCCGCACCCTTGTTCCCACGCTCTTCCTTAACGATCTGTACCAATAAAATTTGACGATTTTTAATAACTTCCTGAATGCAATATTGTCGCCTAAGCTTCTTAGAAACATTCTCTAAAGAATCATCTAGAACATCTTCCCCATTAGGAGACAAATTATTGTTTGTGCATATTGGAGATTCTTCCTGTGTTTCCTGAAGAGGGTTCGTTGCAGGAGTAATTCCCTCCAATTGATGGTCACTACCCAATTCATCGGGTGTATTACCATCATGAACTACATCATCACTATCCACTTGCGTAATATTGGACACTTTTAATAACGCCTGTCGATCAGAAAATGGTATTTGATAATAATCAGGATGAATATCAATAAAAGGAAGAAAACCATGACGATTTCCACCATAATCCACAAAAGCTGCCTGTAAGGAAGGCTCCACACGTGTCACTTTCGCTAAATAAATATTTCCTTTTATCTGTTTTTTATGCTCAGATTCGAAATCGAGCTCTTCGATGCGATTATCTCGCAAGACGACAACGCGTGTTTCTTCAACATGCGAAGCATCAATAAGCATCTTATTAGCCATAAATTTATCTCTCCTATGCATCAACCTATAAAAATCTGTTATATTTAAATAATCAGAAAAACGATTGATAGCACTTGATAACAAAGATATTTTGGACCTCAAATGCGCACTTAGTTAAGACACAAGGCACCTCCTTTTATAGCGCCACACAACTCCAAAAAACTCATGCGCATGAGTCAAACTAACTTGTAAATATATCCAAAGACCTTCCTAGCGGAAAAATCCAACGAAAACCTTCCTATCAACCATCAACATAAAGAAGACAGGAAACCCGATTTTTACATCGGGGAAACTCTTAGAAAACAACATACCACCTAAAAAAAAATGTTTCCAGATACCATATGTAGCCTAGTCGCAAAGGTAAATCCTTACTCTTTAAAATAACCACATAATTTTACCAATACATTGCTAAAAATAACAAAACCACTATCTACTAGTAAGTTCTATGTCCTAATATAGCAAGGGGGAAGAGACGTTTACTGATTATCAGGAATTTAATTGATTAATTTAGCAATAATTCTTTTACATAAAATTAAGGCTGTACAACAAGATATAGGGAAAATATTGTGTTTTTCTTGACAATCAAGCATAAAAACCTATCTTGGATAAAAGGCTACTATGGAATACCTAATATACAATTACATTGAACAAAACTTAGTTTTTAATCAAATACTTGATACCTTTGCAATCAAAATACTTCGGAGAATTTATATTGTATTCCCGTATAATTAGTTTCGTTGGATATTTTTTTGGATTTGCTACTTATTCTATTCTAGGTGCCATATTAGGGGCCAGTATTTATATAGCTAAAATTTCTCAAAATCTCCCTGATTATGCCGCTCTTAATTCGTATTCACCTTCTGTAACCACCAGAATCCATGCAGGGGATGGATCCCTCATCGCAGAATATGCAAAAGAAAATCGTTTGTTTTTACCTATTCAAATAATTCCTTCGCATGTTAAATATGCATTTGTTTCTGCTGAAGATAAAAATTTCTACTATCATTCAGGGGTCGATATCTTAGCTATAATACGTGCATCACTCCATAATATAAAAAACATTGGCCATGGAAGACGCCCAGAAGGCGCTTCAACTATCACACAGCAAGTAGCAAAAAATTTTCTATTGACCTCTAAGCAGACAATGGATCGAAAAATAAAAGAAATTCTCCTATCTTTCCGCCTAGAAAAAGCCTACGATAAAGAAAAAATCCTGGAGTTTTATTTAAATGAAATTTTCTTTGGATTTAATTCTTATGGAATAGCAAGCGCAGCTCTAACTTATTTTAACAAATCGGTAAGTGAGTTAAACATCGAAGAAGCCGCCTATCTAGCCTCCCTTCCTAAGGGACCAAGTAACTATGACCCTTTTCGCAAACATAAAGCAGCAGTTACTCGACGCAATTGGGTCATTGATCGCATGGAGGAAAATGGTTATATCACCGAAGAACAAGCTAGTATAGCCAAGAGTAAACCTCTTAAGATTACAAGTAAACAACGCAAATCCCACCTTTTTGGAACTGAATACTTTTCTGAAGAGGTCCGCCGTCAACTTATTGATCGTTATGGCGAAAAGGCACTGTATGAGGACGGCTTATCCGTACGAACATCACTTGATCCACAATTACAATTCTATGCACGCAAGGCTCTTCAAGACGGATTAATTACCTACGACCAACATGATGGTTTTCGCGGTCCTATAAAGCACATAGATTTAAAAAAATGGGAAAATTCTTTAGCTTCCATTCCTACCTTGTATGATGTTCCTGAATGGAACATCGCCGTTGTTCTAGAAGTCTCCAATTCGCATATAACTATAGGAATCCGTCCAACTGTCGGCTCAAATGAAAAAGAAAAAAAAGGTATAATTGAAACAGATTCGATGCGATGGGCTTATAATTCTTCCCCTAAGGATCAAGCCCTCGAATCAGAAAATCGCAATATTTTATCTCCTGGGGATGTAATCTATGTAGAACATATTAATGAAGGATGGAGACTACGTCAAATTCCAAAAGTACAAGGCGGATTAATCGCAATGGATCCTCGTACTGGACGCATTCTTGCAACTATAGGGGGATTCTCTTATTCACAGTCAGAATTTAATCGCTCTACTCAAGCAATGCGCCAACCCGGATCTTGTTTTAAGCCAATTGTATATGCCGCTGCGTTAGATAGTGGTTATACCCCCGCATCGGTAATTATGGATGGTCCGATTGAAATCGTTTCTAGAGGGAAAATATGGAAGCCTGAAAATTACAGCAAACAATCTTCTGGCGCTTCTACTTTACGCTTTGGTCTCGAAAAATCTCGTAACCTGATGACAGTGCGTCTTGCACATAATATGGGTATGGGCGTTGTAGCCGAATATGCCGAAAACTTTGGCATTTATGAAAAAATGCTCCCTGTTTTATCCATGTCCTTAGGAGCGGGAGAAACAACTGTGCTACGCATGGTCTCTGCTTATGCGGTTTTTGCCAATGGTGGTAAGCAGATTCGACCTTCATTTATTGATCGTGTTCAAGATAGGTTTGGAAAAACTATATTCAATCACGAGCAACGAATTTGTGATGATTGCAATTATGAGACTTGGAATGGACAACAAGAACCAGAAATAATTGATAACCGGGCACAAATACTGGATCCCATGACCGCCTATCAAATCACCTCTATGTTGGAAGGAGTTATTAAGCGTGGAACTGCCGCAGGAAAAGTCCGATTAAATAGACCTATCGCTGGGAAAACCGGAACAACAAGCAATTATAGAGACACATGGTTTATAGGGTATACCCCTACACTCGTAGCTGGAGTTTATGTTGGTTATGACATACCATCTCCTTTGAAAAATCATGCAACTGGTAGCACTCTTGCTGCACCAATTTTTAACGCATTTATGAAAGAAGCAATAAAAAACATCCCTTCTTCTCGTTTTGTTGTCCCACCAGGGATGAATTTATTCCCTATTAATAAATGGACGGGAATGTTATCTAAAAGGGGAGATCCTGATACAATAGTCGAAGCTTTTAAACCTGGAACAGGACCTGCAGAAACTTACACAGTCATTGATGACAATAGCAATGTTTCTTCTGATGAAATAATTCGTAGATCTCCTCAAGCTAATCAAGCAATTAATTCTGGTAGTGAAGGGCTATACTAAATATCTGTATATACGTACTATTATAAGAAAATAATTGCGAACCTTTTAATGAGTATAGAAAAAAATATGGCATCAAACGATACACAAAATACAATAAATGAAATAAAGCAAGCAATTGAAATCCTTCGGAGGTCTCTTTGACTGGGATAATGCAGTACAACGCTTAAATTTTCTGAACACCAAAGCCGAAGATCCAGACTTATGGCAAAATGTGACAGAAGCTAGGATGTTAATGCGCGAACGTCAGCATCTAGAGAATGCGATTTCTTCTATAAAAGAAATGCAAAATCAGCTTGATGATAATATCACACTTTTAGAATTAGCCTCGGAAGAGAATGACTATTATATACTACAAGAATCCTTCGAAAATCTCAAAACACTCAAATTAGAAGTAGAATACAAACAATTTGAAAGCCTTCTTTCTGGAGAGGCTGATTCTAACGATGCTTATCTCGAAGTGCATGCTGGAGCAGGAGGAACAGAAAGCCAAGATTGGGCAAACATGTTACTCCGAATGTATATGCGATGGGCAGAAAAACGAAAATTCAAAACAGAGACTATCGATGTTCACGATGGAGAAGAAGCCGGAATAAAATCAGCCACTTTACTCATCAAAGGACCTAGTGTTTATGGATGGCTAAAGGAAGAACAAGGAATCCACAGGCTAGTACGAATATCTCCTTATGACAGTAACTCCCGTCGCCATACTTCTTTTTCTTCGATATTAGTATATCCAGTTGTAGACGAATCTATCGAAATAGATATAAACGAAAGTGACTGCCGTATTGATACATATAGAGCTTCTGGAGCAGGAGGACAGCACGTCAATACAACAGATTCAGCTGTGCGCATTACACATAATCCAACAGGTATAGTAGTCCAATGTCAACAAGAGCGCTCTCAACATAAAAACAAAGCACAAGCTTGGAACATGTTGCGAGCTAAACTCTATGAGTTTGAACTACAAAAACGTGAAGAAATAAACAACATCAAAGAATCTTCAAAAACAGAAATTGGCTGGGGAAGGCAAATCCGATCATACGTCTTACAACCATATCAAATGGTCAAGGACTTGCGCACTAACATAGAAAAGTCTTCTCCTTTAGATGTTCTCAATGGAGATTTAGATGATTTTATGAAAGCAGCACTTGCAATTAAAAAATAATTTACAACGTATTAACTAGGAAATTGTGCAGCGAGTATCCGATCTGAGTAAGATTTATTGGGATCCGAGAGAACCCGCATGGTCACATCAAAAGACTGAATTACCTGAATTCGTGATACAGGCTCAATAGCCAAACGATCCGCAGTAGCTATTACAGGACGTTGTTCCTGTTCTAAAACCTGAATCTCTATCATAACATCATTGGGAAGAATAGCGCCATGCCAACGACGTGGCTTACACGGGCTCACTGGGGTGAGAACTAAATGAGGAGATCCTAAAGGTAAAATTGGCCCAAGTGCAGAAAAATTATATGCCGTTGAACCAATCGGAGTAGCAATAATCAACCCATCACAAATAATTTCGGGCAACCTTACTTGATTGTCTACTATTACTTTTAATTTTGCTGCCTGAACCAGTTGGTTATGATTTGGTTTTCTGATAATAGAGACTTCATTAATTGCAAGAATATTTTGTGCACATATAGAATTATTCTGATCAAAAATTGTTATGTTTAAAGGATGAAAAATATATTCTATAGAACTAGACAAACGCTCTATAAGATTATCTATACGATATTCATTCATCAGAAAACCAGAAGAACCACAATTCATTCCATACAGAGGTTTTCCACATTTCTGCGATTGATGCAAATTCTGGAGCATAAAACCATCTCCCCCTAATATGACAATAACATCCGCCTCTTCATAAGTACTATTGCCATAAATATTCACAAACTTATCATATGCTTCTTGTGCTTTTTCAGCCTTAGATGCTACAAAATGTATCTTCTGTATATTCCTATCCATAATAGACCTCTCATCATATCCTGTTCATGCGGGAAAGAAAAATGGCATCAATAAATAGCCTAACAATGGTAATATGGAAAATAACTTTGAAACAACGTGGTTCTCTACCTATGAAAAAATGTGTCTTTTTACAAAATACCTACACAAATACAGACCAATACTCTTGCAAGATCATCTAAAAGTAAGCCAGAAAACATCATGCTAATTAATTGTTTACTATCAAAATAAAATCACCCTATCACACACATACTCATGTTGTTGTCTTTAATGAAGACGCCGAAGACAGAAATCCACCACTTCTATCAACGAAGATTTCCAACGGTTATTCGGTAAACATTGCAAAGAATCTTTTGCTTTCTGACCATAATAAAATGCTCGACACTCTGTATCCGCTAACGCATTACTCTCTCGTATTATAATAATAGCTTTTTTGAGATTTTCTATACCAATTTCCCCATCATCATTAATAGTAGATTTCCAAAAATTCTTTTCCTGCTTTGTTCCCCTCTGAAACGCCAGAATAACCGGCAAAGTAGGCTTGCCATTACGAAAATCATCCCCTACATTCTTACCCATTTCATTGACCTCTCCTCTGTAATCTAGAACATCATCCACAAGTTGAAAAGCAATTCCAAGATTCATTCCATAAGACTTAAGTGCTTTTCGTACAGAATCATCCACCCCTGCAATCAGCGAAGATACTTCCAAAGCAGCAGAAAATAACACAGCTGTTTTAGATCTTATCACATGGAGGTAATCTTCCTCTGTAATATTAATATTTTTAGATATTGATAATTGTCGCAACTCACCTTCCGAAAGAGTGCATGCCACTAATGATAATGCTTCTAATGCTTCCTGTGATTTGGTCTCAATTACCATACGGAAAGCTTGGCTTAATAAAAAATCTCCCACAAGAATGCTTGTTTGATTCCCCCAAACCAACCGAGCAGCCACTTTTCCTCTTCTCAATTCACTATCATCTACAACATCATCATGCAAAAGAGTTGCCGTATGAATAAATTCAATAGCACATGCCAACAATATATGACTATCTCCACGATATTCAAACATCAACGCTGTTGCTAAAGTCAGCATAGGACGTAATCTTTTCCCTCCTGAAAAAATAAGATACTTTACAACATCTGGAATAATTCCAACATCTGAATTAATCCGTTCTAAAATAAGAGAATTTACTTTTTCCATATCCTTTGCAGTAAGGTCTTTTAACATTTTCATAAAAAATAACGTACTCCTCTTTATTTGCAAAAAGAATCCTTCAATAATATGCACAATTATAAACTTATATGATATAAATCAAATTGTGTCATAAATATCCGTATCAGATAGTCAAATATTGTAGAACAATAAACGTTCTGCTGAAAAATCTTTTTAGTACAAAAATGTTTAACAATACTAAAGTAAAAAACGTAGAAAATGAAACAGTAGATGCTTTTTATCAAGGTAAGTTTTATCTAGTACAACCATTAACATGCGGACACCGTGCTGGAATGGATGCGATGATTCTAGCGTCTTTAGTTAATGCAAAAGGCCCCTTCCATCTCGCAGATCTTGGGGCAGGAGCAGGCGCTGCTGGACTGGCTGTCGCATCTAGATTACATGAAGCACAGGTTCTATTAGTTGAACGATCTCCATTGATGGTAAACTACGCACGTAAAACTTTAGCATTATCTGCTAATAAAAAAATATCTAACCGCATTTCTCTGATTGAAGTAGATGTTACATTATCTGGGAAAAAACGCATTCTTGCCGGATTAAAAAATAATTTTTATGACCATGTTATTATGAATCCACCTTTCAATGAGAGAATCGGGACTCTTACCCCCGACAAAATAAAAGAAGAAGCACACGTAATGCTTGAAGATGCTTTTGAAAAATGGATCCGCACTGCTTGCGCTATAATGCGACCTGGAGGGCAACTATCACTGATTGCACGACCTCAATCACTAATGCAGATTATTAAAGCATGTACAAAGAGAATCGGATCTTTGGAAATTATCCCTCTTTATCCTCGAAAAGGAGAGTGTTCCTCTCGTATTTTAGTTACAGGTCGCAAAGGCATGCGCGGAAGCTTAAGCTTTCGCTCTCCTATTTTCCTCCACGAACCCAATAGTCAATCTTATTCACGTTTTGTCACTGATCTTATTAACGGGAAAACTACACTAACACGCTTATAGAGACAAACTCCTCACTCTCAAAACAGGGTTTTCATTTACTGAACATATCTTCAATTATCTGTTATCCTTAATTTAAAACCTAGAAATTTACTGCTATCTGTAATGTAGGTAACAATAAGAATTGAAATACACAAAAAAGCAAACCTTGCTATATAAAAAATATTGAATATTTTTATTATATTATGCAAGAAACTCTCCTAGTTAATCAGCAATCAATACTTTTGAGAGACTATTGTGGACGAAAGGTATTATATGACGCCCATTCATGATAAAATAAATGATCTTTCTTTTCAAAATATCATATTAATTTTAACGCAATATTGGGCCAGAAAAGGCTGTACTATTTTACAACCTTACGATATGGAAGTTGGAGCCGGCACTTTTCATCCATCAACCACTTTACGAGCACTCGGACCGCTACCTTGGAAAGCAGCTTATGTTCAACCATCGCGTAGACCCTTAGATGGACGCTATGCTGAAAATCCAAATCGTTTACAACAGTATTATCAATTTCAGGTAATTATAAAACCCAATCCACTCAATTTACAAAATCTCTATATAGAATCTCTCCAAGCCGTAGGAATAGACCCTCTAGTCCATGATATACGTTTTGTTGAAGATAATTGGGAAAGCCCAACTCTTGGGGCTTGGGGATTGGGGTGGGAATGCTGGTGCGATGGGATGGAAATATCGCAATTCACCTACTTTCAACAAATATGTGGCATGGAGTGCTCTCCCATATCAGGAGAGATTACATACGGTCTCGAAAGACTTGCAATGTATGTGCAAAATGTCAATAGCGTTTATGATATTGTTTTCAACACTATTGAAGGGAAAAAAGTTTTTTACGGAGATATATTTACCCAATCAGAACAAGAATATTCCCGTTATAACTTTGAATATGCTAATACTGATATTTTGCATAATCATTTTATCGATTATGAAAAAGAATGTTTGTCTCTCTTAAACAAAGGCGCTCCCAACAAAAATCATCGCCATCACTTATGCGTCTTTCCTGCTTATGACCAATGTATCAAAGCATCCCATATCTTTAACCTTTTAGATGCGCGTGGCGTAATATCTACAACAGAACGCCAACGTTATATTCTTCGAATCCGATCTTTAGCAAAATCTTGTGGAGAAGCATTCTTAATGACTCCTAATGGAGGATGCCAATAACATTCATAGCATTATTTTTAATTAATCTTGATTATAACTTAATGTGTTTTAACTCTTGCAATAATATTCAATATCTGAAATAGACTTCTGATATTGGAAAGCCATTACATGGTAAAGGAGATTCTATGTCTAAGTTATCTTTTCATATTATACAGGTCACTCCCTTTAAGCAAAATTGTACGTTTTTATTTGATGAAGAAAGCTTAGACGCTGTTGTTGTTGATCCTGGCGGCGATCTTGATATCATAAAAGATGTTATTCAATCTCGTAACTTTCATGTAAAACAAATTTGGATTACCCATGGACATATTGATCATGCGGGAGGAGCCGCTCAATTAAAAAAAGACCTATCTTTACCAATTATAGGCCCGCATAAAAATGATGCTACAATGATGGAAAATCTGGAAGAACAATGTAAATTACTATCAATCCGCATGGACGTACGCAATACTTCATCAGATAGGTGGCTAAAGGACGGAGATACTTTAAATCTTGGCAAACATATCTTCAAAGTATTTCACTGCCCAGGCCATTCACCTGGCCATGTTATTTACGTAAATTTTGAAAATAATTTTGCTCATTTAGGGGATACATTATTTAGAGATCATATAGGAAGAACCGATATTCTCTACGGAGATTATCAACAATTAATCGACTCGATCAATAATAAAATACTACCCTTGGGAGATGATATATCCTTTATTTGTGGACATGGCCCTAACAGTACTATAGGAAGAGAACGCCGTTTAAATCCTTTTTTACAATCTAATATATAAGTTTCTGAAAAAATATTATTTCTATTATAACAAATCAACTTGATTATGAGAGAACACTAGCAGAATACCGCTACAATTCATAATCTTTATTATGCGTTGTAGGAAGAAGGAAAATGAGAAAAGTTTTTTTGCATCCTGATAAATAAACAAATATTCCAGACTATTTTATCATAACAAGCTAGTGTATATATATAAAAATCAAGGCATCCGTAGCTCAGCTGGATAGAGTATTGGATTCCGATTCCAAGGGTCACAGGTTCGAATCCTGTCGGGTGCACCAATATAATTATAACACATTGATTATACGTTGTTTTTAATATTATTTGGTCTTACCTTTTTAAAGGTGGGACTAGCCCTATCAACAACATCTCGGCTTCACAATCTCTATAGCGCCCTTCCCCATTTTAACTATTCCATAATTAAATATCCTTAGGAGTTGACAAAGATAAGTTAATCCTGTCAAATACAACTATGAATTTTATATTATATGTCGAGAGGATCCTTAATAAATATGCGAGAATGTTCGTTAGGGTTGTTATTATTATTGTTGATAGCGGGAAGCGCTAATGCCGATGAAAAAAGATTGGGCATACAATTGAGTTTATGAGTAGTGTTGTTTCCCTTCTTGTTGGTTCTCAGGAGAATGCTTCCTCCGAGGATGTCGTTGGCATGGTCGTACCAATATCAATCCTATCATATTCAATCGAGGATACTTTCGGGAAATTATGTGTACGTTCTACTGCAATAGTAGGCAGTGCATTAGGTGTGGGAGTAGCGAAAAAAAATAACTCATGGAATGCGGCGCATGAAGGCTCATCGGTATTTGCCAAATATCAGGGCAACATTGGTACAAGATATAACCTAACTTTTGCTCGAAACTATCTTTCAGAAATAGGAATAGACGCATCGGTACGCGCCGATATAAACATTATCCCCCATCTATCTAGTAGTCTTTCGTATGTCATTAGTCCGTACGTTAACATAACCTCAAAATTATCAACAGGATTGAAATTTGTAGGATCAATTACAGATTCAACAGAATCACCAGGATCGGAAATTATAGATAGGTTGACGCCTATTTCTGCTTATATTAAATATGATTTTACTGATAGATTGTCCGCATATTCGTCGGTTGCGATGAGGATACTAGATGACCGAGGTGCCGCAATGACAAGCGCAATATCCGTGAGATACTCATTTTAACATCTACCCTCTCCTCTTCTGCACTATTTTATCGGTGTACCAGAATCCTAGGATACAAGCGATAATCTCTTGGGTGAACGGGGCAAGGATCATCAAAGGATCAGTGGATAATATCCCTTCTTTAACTAGATAAAGGACCAACAACGGATAAACAATAATCCAAAACAACGTTGTTAAAGGTCGAATAAGAGCGTTAAAGCCATCTATCCACTTAACGCCACTCTTGATGTTCCCAGCTTTAATCCTTGCCAATCGGATGGGCTTATCCACTTTTAACTCTTCAACGTTGGCTTTGATCTCAGCTAAATCGATCTGTAAAGAACTTTCTATTTTTGCAACTTCACACTTCCATTTATCGTATTCTATAGAGCGTTTTTGTAGTAGATGTTCCGATACAACATCAACAATCTTCTCAAATACTGAGGGAATAAACCGAAGAGCAAATCTAAATATGCCACCCGCAAGAAACGACTGTATCACTGTTTAAGCCATCCTTTGAGATTATAAAGTGCGTAGGTAATAGCAGACAGAGAAGCGGTTATTGCACCAGTCGTTTTAATAAGCAAAACTACTCCTCTTGAGGTATTAAGAATATGCAGAATGTCTTTAATAACCGCTTGCTGTTCGTTGTAATGGCTCTCAAAAGCCCTACAATGCTTAATCAAACAATCAACTTTGGTGTTAAGGGCGTTAAACTCTTCCCTTCTTACGTATTGTTCTTGTTTCTTAGTCATCCTATATAACTCCTGCTCTGACGCAGTTCACGATTCATCGCAAGCCTTTCCTTATACCCCTCGTTAAAGTACTCACAGAGGTTGTCTATCACCATCTTCTGAAACGCCGCTTTTATATAAAATAGGTTCTTTAAAGGGATATTATTCGCAATCTCCCTCGCTAATTCAGCATTGGCTCTCTCTGACTTTTCCTCATCTTCTCCAAAGATAGTTCTTGCAACTCCCAACCCTGCATCTCCCAAACCAATAACGGTTGAAGCTACAGGAACGGATTGTAGTATGTCTTTGAAGTCGTCATGATATTCGTTGAAAAATCTATCATAGTGGGTAAGGGTTCTGGCCGTGAGTGAAACTAGCGTTTTAGGATCGGTATAATCATCAAGTTCTTGACCTGAAATAGCTTTCCTTGCAGTACCTGCGACAACCCCCTCCAAAATAATACCAAAGGCTAAAAACTTCGCCCTATAAGACCAAGCAGATATACCATTTGCACCGCCTTCAAGCGTTTTAGGAACAGCCCATAAATGCTTCTCCGCCATGGAAATCGGAGTGGTTAAAAACTGTGTGACAAGACTAAGACCTGGAATACCTCCCCTGCTAGATGTATATTTTGTATCCCTTAAAGAAGAACCAACCGATCCTCTTGCGTTATCTTGTATCTGAGACCAGATATATCCGCTCATCTTACTTGCCAAATCATCCATCATTCTTTCGACAGACTTATTTTGAGAATGTCCGATGGCGATAAGATCAGAATGTCTACAATCTCGGATACCATCAGGCGTCAACAACCTCCCAGATTCAAGATCAACCTTAGACAGGGCATGCATATCGGATTGGGTAAAACCATAATCTTCAACTAGTGTCTTGAATGCCTGCTTCCCATAACGAGCTTTAAAATCTTCTAGGCTCTTAAATCCCCTGGTTACTTCTCCCATCCACGCAGACGTAAAGCCAAAAGTTAGATTTTGCTGAAACTTATCTAAGGCTTTCAGACCTTGCCA encodes the following:
- a CDS encoding Rne/Rng family ribonuclease, whose translation is MANKMLIDASHVEETRVVVLRDNRIEELDFESEHKKQIKGNIYLAKVTRVEPSLQAAFVDYGGNRHGFLPFIDIHPDYYQIPFSDRQALLKVSNITQVDSDDVVHDGNTPDELGSDHQLEGITPATNPLQETQEESPICTNNNLSPNGEDVLDDSLENVSKKLRRQYCIQEVIKNRQILLVQIVKEERGNKGAAVTTYLSLAGRYSVLMPNTPKGETISRKITNPIDRNNLKEIARGLELPAGMGVILRTAGASRSKIEIKRDFEYLMRLWDNVRALAISSVAPYLVYEEGNLIKRAIRDLYCKDISEIIVSGEKGYREAKDFMKLLMPSYATIVRQYKETHPIFLRSGIEAQLDSLHHEKVTLPSRGYIIINQTEALVAIDVNSGRSTREHCIEDTALQTNLEAAEEIARQLRLRDLAGLIVVDFIDMEDKRNNRAVEKKFKESLKKDRARVQIGSISHFGLLEMSRQRTRSSVLESTTKVCSNCKGAGYIRSQSSIALSILRSIQEYLLRCATHNIIVHTYSDVVLYLLNQKRATIFEYENRFGVSINVVIDIKLDDKLFYIEKGSPVQSPETIEHKTVDFFDSQILENCSIQDNENIECSQQDDMLSPFFNLEPSEDIQGTNDQNIDLKDMKDLSEESTGIVRKRRRRRRRKRPVVDHGDVVASDVLGSVKNVVDDSFDMPEVEPSAFINHSLSEESTHELIENSDVMPITLDNTSDTDNVSYSADSTVKKTRWWTRRT
- a CDS encoding penicillin-binding protein 1A, encoding MISFVGYFFGFATYSILGAILGASIYIAKISQNLPDYAALNSYSPSVTTRIHAGDGSLIAEYAKENRLFLPIQIIPSHVKYAFVSAEDKNFYYHSGVDILAIIRASLHNIKNIGHGRRPEGASTITQQVAKNFLLTSKQTMDRKIKEILLSFRLEKAYDKEKILEFYLNEIFFGFNSYGIASAALTYFNKSVSELNIEEAAYLASLPKGPSNYDPFRKHKAAVTRRNWVIDRMEENGYITEEQASIAKSKPLKITSKQRKSHLFGTEYFSEEVRRQLIDRYGEKALYEDGLSVRTSLDPQLQFYARKALQDGLITYDQHDGFRGPIKHIDLKKWENSLASIPTLYDVPEWNIAVVLEVSNSHITIGIRPTVGSNEKEKKGIIETDSMRWAYNSSPKDQALESENRNILSPGDVIYVEHINEGWRLRQIPKVQGGLIAMDPRTGRILATIGGFSYSQSEFNRSTQAMRQPGSCFKPIVYAAALDSGYTPASVIMDGPIEIVSRGKIWKPENYSKQSSGASTLRFGLEKSRNLMTVRLAHNMGMGVVAEYAENFGIYEKMLPVLSMSLGAGETTVLRMVSAYAVFANGGKQIRPSFIDRVQDRFGKTIFNHEQRICDDCNYETWNGQQEPEIIDNRAQILDPMTAYQITSMLEGVIKRGTAAGKVRLNRPIAGKTGTTSNYRDTWFIGYTPTLVAGVYVGYDIPSPLKNHATGSTLAAPIFNAFMKEAIKNIPSSRFVVPPGMNLFPINKWTGMLSKRGDPDTIVEAFKPGTGPAETYTVIDDNSNVSSDEIIRRSPQANQAINSGSEGLY
- the prfB gene encoding peptide chain release factor 2 (programmed frameshift) translates to MASNDTQNTINEIKQAIEILRRSLDWDNAVQRLNFLNTKAEDPDLWQNVTEARMLMRERQHLENAISSIKEMQNQLDDNITLLELASEENDYYILQESFENLKTLKLEVEYKQFESLLSGEADSNDAYLEVHAGAGGTESQDWANMLLRMYMRWAEKRKFKTETIDVHDGEEAGIKSATLLIKGPSVYGWLKEEQGIHRLVRISPYDSNSRRHTSFSSILVYPVVDESIEIDINESDCRIDTYRASGAGGQHVNTTDSAVRITHNPTGIVVQCQQERSQHKNKAQAWNMLRAKLYEFELQKREEINNIKESSKTEIGWGRQIRSYVLQPYQMVKDLRTNIEKSSPLDVLNGDLDDFMKAALAIKK